In one Anabrus simplex isolate iqAnaSimp1 chromosome 9, ASM4041472v1, whole genome shotgun sequence genomic region, the following are encoded:
- the LOC136881040 gene encoding probable ATP-dependent RNA helicase DDX23 — protein MGTEKKVVRRSRSRERLERERTERDRERERERVRERERDRRDRDRRKRSRSLSKERDKDKDRGKKKPERSKERSRSREREKERERHRHKDNKKTSASGAIKDEENKEDIKEELTEEQEGKKEPLSLEELLAKKKAEEEARSKPKFLTKEERAAEALKRRQQEVEELRRKQEEERKKRSEFGKEALKTDDARKEQDVFRRPRDRDVATKKDEEEVQYTKDKEREVEAIKERYLGIVKKKRRVRRLNDRKFVFDWDASEDTSVDYNPLYKERHQVQFFGRGNIAGIDIKAQKRDQSKFYGELLERRRSEAEKEQEKVRLKKLKKKEEKQKWDDRHWSEKSKEEMTERDWRIFREDYNITIKGGRIPDPIRSWKESGIPSEILDIIEKAGYTEATPIQRQAIPIGLQNRDIIGVAETGSGKTLAFLIPLLMWIQSLPKIERVEDADQGPYSIILAPTRELAQQIEEETNKFAQPLGIRTVVVVGGLSREEQGFRLRMGCEIVIATPGRLIDVLENRYLVLNQCTYIVLDEADRMIDMGFEADVQKILDYMPVTNLKPDTEDAEDETKLLANYNTKKKYRQTVMFTATMPPAVERLARTYLRRPAVVYIGSAGKPTERVEQIVYIVQENDKRRKLLEILGRGVTPPVIIFVNQKKGADVLARGLEKLGYSACTLHGGKGQEQREYALASLKSGTKDILVATNVAGRGIDIKDVSMVINYDMAKSIEEYTHRIGRTGRAGKHGMAVSFLTKDDSELFYDLKHTILSSPVSTCPPELLNHPDAQHKPGTVVTKKRREEKIFA, from the coding sequence ATGGGCACTGAAAAGAAAGTAGTTCGGAGAAGTCGCAGTCGCGAGCGACTGGAGAGGGAACGAACCGAAAGGGACCGAGAACGTGAAAGAGAGAGGGTTAGGGAACGAGAACGTGATAGACGTGATAGAGACAGAAGGAAGAGATCTCGCAGTTTATCCAAAGAGCGTGATAAGGACAAGGACAGGGGAAAGAAAAAGCCGGAGAGATCTAAGGAAAGATCAAGAAGTAGAGAAAGGGAGAAGGAAAGAGAACGGCATCGTCACAAAGATAATAAAAAGACATCTGCTAGTGGTGCAATTAAGgatgaggaaaataaggaagaCATAAAGGAGGAGTTGACTGAAGAGCAAGAAGGTAAAAAGGAGCCACTCTCTCTTGAGGAGCTCTTAGCTAAGAAGAAGGCAGAAGAAGAAGCTAGGAGTAAACCCAAATTTTTAACAAAGGAAGAGCGTGCAGCTGAAGCTCTAAAAAGAAGGCAGCAAGAGGTTGAAGAGTTGCGTCGTAAGCAAGAAGAAGAGCGGAAGAAACGGAGTGAATTTGGGAAAGAGGCCTTGAAGACTGATGATGCTCGGAAAGAACAGGATGTATTTCGTAGACCCCGTGATCGTGATGTTGCTACCAAGAAGGATGAAGAAGAAGTACAATACACCAAGGATAAGGAAAGAGAGGTAGAAGCAATCAAAGAAAGATACCTAGGTATTGTTAAGAAAAAACGCAGAGTTCGCAGGTTAAATGATCGAAAGTTTGTGTTTGATTGGGATGCTTCGGAGGACACTTCTGTAGACTACAATCCTTTGTATAAAGAAAGACATCAAGTGCAGTTCTTTGGTCGAGGCAACATTGCAGGTATTGACATTAAAGCCCAGAAACGAGATCAGTCCAAATTTTATGGTGAATTATTGGAGAGAAGGAGGAGTGAAGCTGAAAAAGAACAAGAGAAGGTGCGTTTGAAGAAGCtcaagaagaaggaagaaaaacaGAAATGGGATGATCGTCATTGGTCTGAGAAGTCAAAGGAGGAAATGACAGAAAGAGACTGGCGTATCTTTAGGGAAGATTATAACATCACAATCAAAGGTGGTCGCATTCCTGATCCTATTCGAAGCTGGAAAGAGTCGGGTATTCCAAGCGAAATACTGGATATTATTGAAAAAGCAGGCTACACTGAAGCAACTCCTATTCAGAGACAGGCAATTCCTATTGGTCTTCAAAATCGAGATATTATTGGTGTGGCAGAGACAGGATCTGGTAAGACTTTGGCTTTCCTTATTCCTCTGTTAATGTGGATTCAATCGTTGCCTAAAATCGAGAGGGTTGAGGATGCAGATCAAGGCCCGTATTCCATTATTCTTGCTCCTACTCGTGAATTGGCTCAACAGATTGAGGAAGAAACAAACAAATTTGCTCAGCCGTTAGGTATCCGCACTGTGGTTGTCGTGGGAGGTCTGTCTCGAGAAGAACAAGGATTCCGGTTGAGGATGGGTTGTGAAATTGTTATTGCAACCCCCGGTCGATTAATAGACGTTCTGGAAAACAGATACCTTGTGCTTAATCAGTGCACTTATATTGTATTGGATGAAGCTGATCGTATGATTGACATGGGATTTGAAGCTGATGTGCAGAAGATTTTGGACTACATGCCTGTAACCAACTTGAAACCCGATACAGAAGATGCTGAAGACGAGACTAAACTCCTTGCTAACTACAATACAAAGAAGAAATATCGTCAGACAGTGATGTTTACAGCTACTATGCCTCCTGCTGTAGAGAGGCTGGCTCGGACTTACCTTCGTCGTCCTGCGGTGGTGTACATTGGTTCTGCGGGTAAGCCTACCGAGCGGGTAGAGCAAATAGTGTACATCGTACAAGAAAACGATAAACGTCGTAAGTTGTTGGAAATTTTGGGCCGTGGTGTTACTCCTCCGGTGATTATCTTTGTGAACCAAAAGAAAGGTGCAGATGTTCTTGCTCGAGGTCTGGAGAAACTTGGTTATAGTGCATGTACTCTTCATGGTGGTAAAGGTCAGGAACAACGTGAATATGCATTGGCCAGTCTGAAATCTGGTACTAAAGACATCCTAGTAGCAACTAATGTTGCCGGACGAGGTATAGACATTAAAGATGTATCTATGGTTATTAATTACGATATGGCGAAGAGTATCGAAGAGTACACTCACCGTATCGGTCGTACTGGACGTGCTGGTAAACATGGAATGGCTGTCAGTTTTCTCACCAAGGATGACTCGGAGTTGTTTTACGACTTGAAGCACACTATCCTCTCCAGTCCCGTGTCGACATGTCCGCCAGAGCTACTCAACCATCCAGATGCTCAGCATAAGCCTGGAACTGTTGTGACCAAGAAAAGAAGGGAAGAGAAAATATTTGCCTAA